Genomic window (Papaver somniferum cultivar HN1 unplaced genomic scaffold, ASM357369v1 unplaced-scaffold_25, whole genome shotgun sequence):
GGCAAGATATTTTGCTTGTTGCCACTATTACCTGTCCGATATATCCACCGTCAAAATAGCAAACTGCGTTTCCATCACCGCTTAAATTGGTGGTCATTGCAAGATCCAAAATTGCATTTCCGTCGTCTGAATTAGTAGTCTGTGCAAGATCCCGAACTGCAACAACAAAAACATTGCTCAAAACCCTCTTTTTCTACCAAAATtatttttgcatatatatatatatatatatatatatatattccaatCAACTATCAAGAGATAACAAATGGCCTCTAAAGTACCGGTTACCAAACAGGAGGgaggatcccctcacacttttgTTTGCATACTATCTCACACCTTCAGcattatttttgtaaataaaaacaaaacggTAATGTATTTGAAGctcatattttgagaatatattcCTTTTACGTAGTTCTatgttcctaccaaaaatcagcatATTCCAAAACGTATAACACCATCATCTACTACCTTGAAAATAAGCCGTCGAAATCAATAGATTTTTAACCATTGAAAATTAGAttggtagatggtggtgttatatgtTTCTAAATACGCTCATTTTCGATAAATATGTAGGGTTTTGTAAAAAGAACGTATCCCAAAATATCAGCTTCAAATCCAATACCATTTGATGATTCATAAATACAAGCCTAAAATGTGAGATAATGTAAGAATTAAATTGTGAAGGGATCCTCCCTCGCCAAATAAAAGGTTGCCTTTAACTcaaaccctagttagcaattcgggattcgtcaaacgtacggaacggtaaacgtacgagtattatacggttttgtaaagtccaaaattcggtccaaaattcggtcaacgggacgtgattcgtcagtaattcggaacggcatacgtacgtgtataattcgatttataaatgtgagttcggctctgaaaattcggtatctatatataacaaataatttgtatttataaggtcatagaccaatttttatgcatatgtgtgagttatttaaagaaaaaataaacttaatatgatgatattaataatatatacaacattagttatctaagaggacgtcgtatggtggtttagatgcttggttagtgagtttgagatctctctcaccttcaccttcaaatctcttcagtcgtttttgtttcataaaaattacaacacgtctaatattcggtcgtgtatgttcgggaggcagtaaatcccaaaaagtggagtctttgaaaagtaaaatctaaagaatttatggcgaattaagcggacgtatcattcgggatacgtaaaattcgtgaacgattcgcaaataatccgggaatgccacataatacgcgacttgggttcggaattgcaaacgtacgcgaataagacggtaaaattcgtgatacggaaaaatcaTACATCTCATTTCAATGAAAACCGACCATGAGATCAAGCCTAGCCAAGCCCAAGCTTAATTTCCAAATGCATATAAAGGGGAAAAATACATGTGTATACGTACCAGAAGAAACGGATACAGTAATCAACAGCAAGATAGAAGCAGCAACGAAAATGGGAGAAGCACAAAATAGCTTAGCCATTATGGTATTAACTAAAGACTGTTTTCTGAATCAAAATAAAGCACAGTGGATAAGTTTAGAGACTCCAGTGATTGAATCAGCTTTAAATAGAGAGAAAGACTACTAGCTTAGCCATTATAATAACATTAGTCGGGAGTGGTGGCCAACTTATCATGCATTGCATCGCTGCTGGCTGCTGCTTTATTTTGCTTGAGCACAACTCGCAAATAAGATATAACTTAATATAAAGGTGGGCTTCTTTTGGCAGTTTCAGTTTTACTGTGCTTGTATCGACAACGCTGGtgttatcttttttatttttctttataatcaataactaattttttttattatgaaaacGATCCGTGTTAGATTGTGTATGTTTCCTTcgtttatggaaaaaaattactATCATTTTTGTAATTTAACCTGCTTTTAATCTACAATAAAACGTGATAATATCTATTTTCTAAAGAGGAAGGTAGTATATCTTAAAAAAGTTTACTGCATGTTCTAACATGAtccacaaaataaagaaaattttgtTGCCAAAACTCAGAACTTTTAATTGGTTGCCATGTAAAACCAACAACTACATAAGAGGGAATGGCAGCCTCCCCAATCTATAGAGATAAGAAAGAATCATATTCAATTTAATAACATATATCCTTAGCTCAATTTCAGGGCCGAATGGTTAGTGGCGGCTTTATTTCTTTATTGCCTCTTCAGCTCATGCAATAATATTATGACGCCTACTCAGACAGCAGGTGGAGTTGGAGTTGTCCTTAGCTTTGCCAATTGGGCTAAGAGTTAATCTAGATTCTAAATGCTATCTACTAAATTTCGTAGGATTTTTTTTCGACTAATGCTGTCAATTAGACCGGAGGTTCTCAAATCACTGGAGTAAACTACCCGTTGCCTGAAGAATTATTGTTGGATTAGCTCGTGTTGCACTGGATATATACAGAGTTAACGGTCCAATCTCAAACAACAATTCTAGAACCAAAAATGATGTCCAACATTTGTAACCAATATAGGACAATTCCCTTGCCAAAAAGAGAGTTCCAATACCAATCTCTTACAACAAAAACTTCGCTTTCCTCAAACCAATATGTAAGAAACTGTTATAAATTTAACAGCAAGGAAAATCCTCGGCTACAATCCTTCTTTTCTGTCACATGGGGGATCGTTTTCTGAACAAGACTAATTAAACTATACTTATATGCGCTTTAGATTAACAGTACGTACCAGAATATGGTATTATACAACTACAAAGGCACGGGATGAACCAGTGAAACGGCTGATTGACCCCAACAAGCTCTTTGCCGCACCGAAATGTCTTATCCTATACACACCTGAAACTGCTGACTCTGGAATTATCCAATCTATAGTTGCAAAACTATAAGCACTAAGTTTCTTAGGTCTCCACCATTTGAATAGCAAACAGAAATCATCGTCGTCATAAGCTGGGACCCATGTATCCTTGCCCTTAAGAATTTCAACTAGTGCAAATGTTCCTTCGGTCATCAGGTCATTCCTTGGACATCCTGTCCAAAAAGTAACACTTACATTGTCCCTCCTGTGGAAGGTGGAGTTTTGAGGAATTTCGGTTTTGACGTCCCCAAATTTGACACCAAGAGGAGTGAAATCTACAACAACTGGTGTGAGCAAGCTAATTTGCTTATTCAAAAGATCTGGGGGTTGTGGACCTGGATTGACAGTCAACCCACTAATGAGAGCCGTCGCCAATTTCTTGAACTCCTGTATGTATGCACTGAGTGTATGTGGGCCATATAGTGTCGAGGCACCCTGAGCATCAAgataaaaagccagagaaatggttGAATAATGTAAGCTTATTCACTGATATAGAGCTATGTTCGAGGGTCTTTACCAAATAGAGGAAAATATAAGTTGAAGTCATTTGTTTGAACTATACTGACCTCATATCTCTGTATTTGGTACTCCTCAAAGGTGGTAACATACTGCGAATATGAATTTGTCAGGCCCGCGATAACAACATGAGTGTTGCTGTCAAATTCTCCATGACCTCCACTCGTGAGTACTGACTTCACAGCATCACGTAGACGTCTTCCAGCCATGGTGGTAAATTCTGTGGAGTGGGCAGAAAGATACTACATTCCAGTCAAGCCAGTCTAGACACTAAAAGGACTCGAAACTGAAATAAGAAAACCAGCTCCTACCTCCAGGTACGCTGAGAATGACTAGTTGCCCTATCCGCAAAATTTGAATCGGAAGTATTGAAGGCTACACAAGTCATCATAAATTTGAAtcagagaaaaaaacaaaaagatttgGAATTTTGTTTCACACAAAAAATTTAGAGCAAAGAGATCCATATTTTAGAACTCACAGCCCAGTCATACGGTTCTTTCATTTCACCAGTATCGAGTAAAATAGGCTTTGGATGCTGACAATCTACTTGTTCCTGCCCTGGCTTTTTCAGTATGTTCCTCACCAACCGCCAAAAGGGATTACCCTAACACATTATTAGAGATACCCCAATCACACAAATACACAAGTCAAAAATATAATATGGTTAAAAAATGTGTATTTATCCATATCAACTCTCTAGTTACCTTGACGTCGCCTTGTGAGAAGTCAAAAGCTCCTGGCCCATCAGTGGTTCCAGCAGCAAAAGCAAACCCCATTGCAGCAGGACATGTTTTTACCGTCTGATGTCCTCCACCTTGTTTAGGAATATCAACCTCAAGCTTTGACAAGTCTAAGTATGTATGCCTGTAGTCAATCTTCCCATTCAACTTCTCAGATGCTTTGCTGAACAAATCAGCAGCCTTTCTAAATTGCCTATCCCCGATGATGCGAGTACTCTCAAATTCATCTGGGTAACTGCAAGGTACACAAAATGATATTTTTGGAATGTACATAGATATTAGATGCAGGAAATTAACCTAAATAGAAATTAAAGAGGC
Coding sequences:
- the LOC113341156 gene encoding uncharacterized protein LOC113341156, whose amino-acid sequence is MAKLFCASPIFVAASILLLITVSVSSVRDLAQTTNSDDGNAILDLAMTTNLSGDGNAVCYFDGGYIGQVIVATSKISCPRCKRNCLGQCGRSKYTTVHNQCDTIASATLQCYCCCSNVQKLSFTSSD
- the LOC113341162 gene encoding neutral ceramidase 2-like, whose product is MAIFSHCYGDGRKPCNSICFWFSLMIFSQCCIETFSASSSQYLIGLGSYDITGPAADVNMMGYANTEQVTSGVHFRLRARTFIVAEPKRKRVVFVNLDACMASQIVTIKVLERLKTRYGDLYTDQNVAISGIHTHAGPGGYLQYVVYIVTSLGFVRQSFDAVVDGIEKSIIIAHENLQPGSVFVNKGELLDAGISRSPSAYLNNPLAERNKYKYNVDKEMILLKFVDNEWGPVGSFNWFPTHGTSMSRTNGLISGDNKGAAARFMEDWAEKKGSSNGIPRRVSNIVSHLRRNYDELNVLAASFESSGGRPATRLLSSVSRVRSTIRQADRPSFVSAFCQSNCGDVSPNVLGAFCIDTGLPCEFNHSTCGGKNELCYSRGPGYPDEFESTRIIGDRQFRKAADLFSKASEKLNGKIDYRHTYLDLSKLEVDIPKQGGGHQTVKTCPAAMGFAFAAGTTDGPGAFDFSQGDVKGNPFWRLVRNILKKPGQEQVDCQHPKPILLDTGEMKEPYDWAPSILPIQILRIGQLVILSVPGEFTTMAGRRLRDAVKSVLTSGGHGEFDSNTHVVIAGLTNSYSQYVTTFEEYQIQRYEGASTLYGPHTLSAYIQEFKKLATALISGLTVNPGPQPPDLLNKQISLLTPVVVDFTPLGVKFGDVKTEIPQNSTFHRRDNVSVTFWTGCPRNDLMTEGTFALVEILKGKDTWVPAYDDDDFCLLFKWWRPKKLSAYSFATIDWIIPESAVSGVYRIRHFGAAKSLLGSISRFTGSSRAFVVV